The proteins below are encoded in one region of Caldanaerovirga acetigignens:
- the xerC gene encoding tyrosine recombinase XerC, with amino-acid sequence MEYEVVDSFLNYIKAAKNQSENTLKAYANDLGQFIEYLEQNKMSETKSLKNITHLDIRGFLAYLKEKGVAKKSITRKLSALRSFFKYLTKEGIISEDPTKMVQGMKLPKKLPLFLYPAEIEALLSAPNKDVLGIRDRAIMELLYATGVRVSELVSIKLRDVNMGANFIIVYGKGSRERIVFFGTKAAKSLEEYLKKSRPYLVKNLSCEYLFLNKNGTKLTDRSVRRIIDKYVKELSMKKNISPHTFRHTFATHMLNNGADLKTVQELLGHVSLSTTQLYTHLTKERLKEIYDKVFPRAKKKEDS; translated from the coding sequence ATGGAATACGAGGTGGTAGACAGTTTTTTAAATTACATAAAAGCAGCCAAGAACCAATCGGAGAATACCCTGAAAGCCTATGCCAATGACTTGGGACAGTTTATAGAATATTTGGAACAGAATAAAATGTCCGAAACAAAGAGTTTGAAGAATATAACTCACCTGGATATAAGAGGTTTTCTGGCCTATTTAAAGGAAAAAGGGGTTGCAAAAAAAAGCATAACCAGAAAACTTTCAGCTTTAAGAAGCTTTTTTAAATATCTCACTAAAGAAGGAATAATATCGGAAGATCCTACCAAAATGGTGCAAGGAATGAAGCTCCCCAAGAAATTGCCGCTGTTTTTATATCCCGCAGAAATAGAAGCGCTGCTTTCAGCTCCGAACAAGGATGTGCTGGGGATACGCGATAGAGCTATCATGGAGCTTTTATATGCCACCGGTGTGAGGGTAAGTGAGCTCGTATCGATAAAGTTGAGAGATGTAAATATGGGTGCCAATTTCATAATTGTATACGGCAAAGGTTCCCGTGAGAGAATAGTGTTTTTCGGGACGAAGGCAGCGAAAAGTCTGGAAGAATATTTAAAAAAAAGCAGGCCTTACCTTGTAAAAAATTTAAGCTGCGAATATCTTTTTCTTAATAAAAACGGGACTAAGTTAACGGATAGAAGCGTGAGGAGAATTATAGATAAATATGTAAAGGAATTGTCTATGAAAAAAAATATTAGCCCTCACACTTTTAGGCATACATTTGCTACTCACATGTTGAACAATGGAGCAGATCTTAAAACTGTGCAGGAGCTATTGGGGCATGTGAGCTTATCCACAACACAGCTTTATACTCATCTGACAAAAGAAAGACTAAAGGAAATATACGATAAGGTTTTTCCCCGCGCAAAAAAAAAGGAGGATAGCTGA